The following are encoded together in the Humulus lupulus chromosome 5, drHumLupu1.1, whole genome shotgun sequence genome:
- the LOC133779579 gene encoding uncharacterized protein LOC133779579: MSDQIERMYRLLEASQQRSDEAIKTLTEAQARLEAEIAELRRSADTTRNTQAHDNLDSSRSDVLIDRVNSPHQNMNPGNGRSQGIPPSYGAEERQAPTSDTHGRAEAEPTGPAQPAAEVRPQRTTPQVTHDSPSEGRVPSIRFLDSWKEDMMREMMQKFSDGRSAYATEHLDLVSRTTEKSPFSEWIQNEPKPWDFVIPSLPAFNGKGDPLNHLFQFQQKMALEANNEAIQCKFFSTTFSGLALLWFRQLKPGSLNSFSDLRRTFLQQYSANREAPRTMADLYRIEQGENEHPKAYLQRFIDLVHQIHDVDPLTAANLFVKSLQVGSLLHENLTMTPPYDMADVQTRAEGVFRVLEFRERGQKKSALISAPPANNPPSPARDDKRKHNQTDHTKEGKRPR; encoded by the coding sequence ATGAGTGACCAGATCGAAAGGATGTATCGTCTATTGGAGGCGAGCCAGCAGCGGTCCGACGAAGCAATCAAGACATTGACCGAAGCCCAAGCTAGGCTCGAAGCCGAGATTGCTGAGCTGCGCAGGTCCGCTGACACGACTCGCAACACCCAAGCCCACGACAATCTTGATTCTAGCAGATCTGATGTTTTGATCGACCGCGTTAATTCCCCACATCAAAACATGAACCCAGGTAACGGGAGATCCCAAGGCATCCCGCCATCCTACGGGGCCGAAGAGCGACAAGCCCCAACCTCTGACACGCATGGGCGGGCGGAAGCAGAACCCACTGGACCCGCTCAGCCAGCAGCCGAAGTCCGACCTCAACGCACCACACCTCAAGTCACACACGATTCTCCCTCTGAAGGTCGCGTTCCCTCGATCCGGTTCTTGGACAGCTGGAAAGAAGACATGATGAGGGaaatgatgcagaagttctcAGATGGGCGATCCGCCTACGCCACCGAACATTTGGATCTAGTATCAAGAACCACTGAGAAATCACCTTTCTCGGAATGGATTCAGAACGAGCCAAAGCCTTGGGACTTCGTCATCCCTTCCCTGCCTGCGTTCAATGGAAAGGGAGACCCACTAAACCACCTATTTCAATTTCAACAGAAGATGGCATTAGAAGCTAATAACGAAGCCATACAATGCAAATTCTTTTCAACGACTTTCTCCGGGCTAGCTCTGTTATGGTTCCGACAATTAAAACCCGGGTCACTCAACAGTTTTAGTGATCTCCGGCGGACCTTCTTACAGCAGTACAGCGCGAACCGAGAGGCGCCCAGAACAATGGCCGATCTCTATCGGATTGAACAGGGGGAGAATGAACATCCGAAAGCATACTTACAGCGTTTCATTGACCTTGTGCATCAAATCCACGACGTCGACCCACTCACCGCAGCAAATCTCTTCGTTAAAAGCCTGCAGGTGGGATCTCTCTTACATGAGAATCTCACCATGACACCTCCATACGACATGGCAGACGTGCAGACCCGAGCCGAGGGCGTCTTCAGGGTATTAGAATTTCGAGAGCGCGGACAGAAGAAGTCTGCACTCATCTCTGCTCCGCCAGCAAATAATCCTCCATCACCTGCCAGGGATGACAAGAGGAAACATAACCAAACAGATCATACGAAGGAAGGAAAAAGGCCAAGATAG